The Chryseobacterium geocarposphaerae genome has a window encoding:
- a CDS encoding sensor histidine kinase, whose product MGKTELLVTLILFNIFFVLFVVAVMIYIRKYRQRKKEYLNEIEINNEIHQKELLATQLEIQQATMQQIGRELHDNIGQKLTLVSLYTQQMLYENKVPEASERIEQVSQIINQSLQDLRSLSKTLTDDNINQKEIVTLIQEEVDNTNSFKKCKIIFEHNFNQLDLSFVHKNVLLRIIQEFIQNSIKHSQCKNIYIRLDTSEDLLWELEITDDGIGFDTSKTLNNGIGLTNMKNRAKIISADFTLESEKNKGTQVKITLKKHS is encoded by the coding sequence ATGGGGAAAACAGAGCTCTTAGTAACATTAATACTTTTCAACATCTTCTTTGTACTCTTTGTAGTAGCAGTTATGATCTATATCAGAAAATATCGACAAAGGAAAAAAGAATACTTGAATGAGATTGAAATCAATAACGAAATTCATCAGAAAGAGCTTCTCGCCACCCAGCTGGAAATTCAACAGGCAACCATGCAGCAAATCGGAAGAGAACTGCACGACAATATAGGACAAAAGCTTACCTTGGTAAGTCTTTATACTCAGCAAATGCTATATGAAAATAAGGTTCCGGAAGCGAGTGAAAGAATTGAACAGGTTTCTCAGATCATTAATCAATCTCTTCAGGACCTTCGAAGTTTGTCAAAGACATTAACTGATGACAATATCAATCAGAAGGAAATTGTAACTTTGATACAGGAAGAAGTAGACAATACCAACTCGTTTAAGAAGTGTAAAATCATTTTTGAGCATAACTTTAACCAATTGGATCTAAGTTTTGTGCATAAAAATGTGCTTTTAAGAATTATTCAGGAATTTATTCAAAATAGTATAAAGCATTCTCAATGTAAAAACATTTATATCCGATTAGATACTTCCGAAGACCTTCTTTGGGAACTGGAAATTACCGACGATGGAATCGGTTTTGATACTTCAAAGACCCTCAACAATGGAATTGGTCTTACGAATATGAAAAACAGAGCTAAAATTATTAGTGCCGATTTTACCCTAGAAAGCGAAAAAAATAAAGGAACACAGGTTAAAATAACTTTAAAAAAACATTCATGA
- a CDS encoding outer membrane beta-barrel family protein, translating to MYKLIVLLCFPILLFSQQQRIEGTVSNAEQKKLSFVTVEVYDSQNKLVKTLNTDTHGIFILEGISENPIKIRVKNSEYEYFEKSFDTEKQQIIDIVLKSNHKDIEEVTVTKKKPVVKRKVDRLEFNVENSNISSLNAWEILKKTPNVTINNDVLSVKGSTGILVTINDKKIMLTGDELKNLLENTQGDEVKSVEVITNPPAKYEAQGSAVLNIVMKKNKIEGYRGVISSKYVQTQYAKGNMGISQFYKKDKLSVMGSYYRGAGTYFREGTDYVNYQEDQTRWISTMNRKDKNNNQNTVNFNIEYEADSLTNISLNYSGYFSPKSFGTYHVPTLIYNNQDIAESNYLTINDHHSRSINNSLSFQVDRKLNKNSSLSWINYFTGNNSRKYQNVLTYLDFVNQTPEERNFLTNNKSNIQLYSTQLDYQWKKDKFELESGVKYSFVKTNSQLDFSDNENGQFEYRPEKSNVFDYKEQNFALYSSLAYNLDKWSFKGGLRAEMTDLEGVVSEPHEINKNNYWSLFPTAYVQYTTENKQEFGFSYGKRISRPSYSWLNPAKSYYNLFSYFQGDPKLKATIVHNLNLTYSWKEWNVDLYYRKELYPSMEISFQEPSSNNLIYYFTNIEKGQAYGLSVYKNFQIKPWWNLVLSENLEHNENYFKGVDDILYKNKVWNWVSNISTSFTLDKNNDWKMEVGHNYYSPGIQGTFRISECWSAYFVMSRKFFNKRLEASFVFNDIFRTMEQKISTKYANQDNYFLDYQDTQGFTFSLKFNFGNQSVKNVKTIKKTDEQDRL from the coding sequence ATGTATAAATTAATTGTATTGCTGTGTTTCCCGATATTACTGTTTTCCCAGCAACAAAGAATTGAAGGAACAGTTTCAAATGCCGAACAGAAAAAGCTTTCCTTCGTAACTGTAGAAGTGTATGATTCTCAAAATAAATTGGTAAAAACGCTGAATACCGATACTCATGGAATTTTTATATTGGAAGGAATTTCCGAAAATCCAATAAAAATAAGAGTTAAAAACTCTGAATACGAATATTTCGAAAAGAGTTTTGATACAGAAAAACAACAAATTATTGATATTGTTTTAAAAAGCAATCATAAAGATATTGAAGAGGTTACGGTAACGAAAAAGAAACCTGTAGTGAAGAGAAAGGTTGATAGGTTAGAATTCAATGTGGAAAACAGCAATATTTCTTCGCTCAATGCCTGGGAAATCCTGAAAAAAACACCAAATGTAACCATAAATAATGATGTTTTGAGCGTTAAAGGAAGTACGGGAATTTTAGTTACGATCAATGATAAAAAAATAATGCTGACTGGAGATGAATTGAAAAACCTGCTTGAAAACACTCAGGGAGATGAGGTGAAATCTGTTGAAGTCATCACCAATCCACCGGCAAAGTACGAAGCACAGGGAAGCGCTGTTCTGAATATTGTAATGAAGAAAAATAAGATTGAAGGATACCGTGGTGTAATCTCTTCAAAATATGTTCAGACACAATATGCAAAAGGAAATATGGGAATTTCTCAGTTTTATAAGAAAGATAAACTTTCTGTGATGGGAAGTTATTACAGAGGAGCGGGAACATATTTCAGGGAAGGAACAGATTACGTGAATTATCAGGAAGACCAGACAAGATGGATCAGTACCATGAACAGAAAGGATAAAAATAATAATCAGAATACGGTTAATTTTAATATTGAATATGAAGCAGACAGTCTAACGAATATAAGCTTAAATTATTCAGGATATTTCAGCCCGAAATCCTTCGGAACGTATCATGTTCCTACTCTGATTTATAATAATCAGGATATAGCGGAATCCAATTATCTTACCATTAATGATCATCATTCCCGAAGCATCAACAATTCATTAAGCTTTCAGGTAGACAGAAAATTAAATAAAAACAGCAGTCTTAGCTGGATTAATTATTTTACCGGAAATAACTCCCGGAAATATCAGAATGTACTGACGTATCTTGATTTTGTTAATCAGACGCCGGAAGAAAGAAATTTTTTGACGAATAATAAAAGTAATATTCAGCTTTATTCCACGCAGCTTGATTATCAGTGGAAAAAGGATAAATTCGAGTTGGAATCTGGAGTGAAGTACAGTTTTGTAAAAACAAACAGCCAATTGGATTTTTCAGACAATGAAAACGGGCAATTTGAATACAGACCTGAAAAAAGCAATGTTTTTGATTACAAAGAACAAAATTTTGCCCTTTATTCTTCTCTGGCCTACAACCTTGATAAATGGAGTTTTAAAGGCGGACTTCGTGCGGAAATGACAGATCTGGAAGGCGTTGTATCGGAGCCCCATGAAATCAATAAAAATAATTACTGGAGTTTGTTTCCGACAGCATATGTACAATATACGACTGAAAATAAACAGGAATTCGGATTTTCGTATGGAAAAAGAATCAGCAGACCTTCCTATTCGTGGCTCAATCCTGCAAAATCTTATTATAATCTGTTCTCTTATTTTCAGGGAGATCCTAAACTGAAAGCAACCATTGTCCATAATCTCAACCTCACCTATTCATGGAAAGAATGGAATGTAGATCTTTATTATAGAAAAGAGCTGTATCCGTCAATGGAAATCTCTTTTCAGGAACCAAGTTCAAATAATCTGATTTACTATTTTACCAATATTGAAAAAGGTCAGGCTTATGGATTGAGTGTATATAAAAATTTTCAGATCAAGCCTTGGTGGAATCTGGTTCTTTCAGAGAATCTGGAGCATAATGAGAATTATTTTAAAGGAGTGGATGATATTCTTTATAAGAATAAAGTCTGGAATTGGGTTTCCAATATTTCTACCTCTTTTACCTTAGATAAAAACAATGATTGGAAAATGGAAGTGGGACACAATTACTATTCTCCGGGAATACAGGGAACATTCAGGATTTCGGAATGCTGGTCTGCCTATTTTGTGATGAGCCGGAAGTTCTTCAATAAAAGATTGGAAGCAAGTTTTGTATTTAATGATATTTTCAGAACAATGGAGCAGAAAATAAGCACTAAATATGCGAATCAGGATAATTACTTTTTGGATTATCAGGATACGCAGGGCTTTACATTTTCTTTAAAATTCAATTTCGGAAACCAGTCTGTGAAAAATGTCAAGACCATCAAGAAAACGGATGAACAGGACCGATTGTAA
- a CDS encoding response regulator transcription factor — protein MKIKILLAEDDSDFGMILKQYLELEDFEVVWFQNPQDITEILKSDFSFHIGILDIMMPHIDGFSLAKMILKEKPDFPILFLTAKNQKIDRLTGLKIGADDYISKPCDPEELILRIKNILKRTLPATTETQIKIGNYFLDTEKLLLSHQDGNIRLTIREQQLLLYLLKHNQKTIKRDDILNNLWETNDYFTGRSLDVFISRLRKYFINDPEIKIQSLRGIGFEIDFPTN, from the coding sequence ATGAAAATTAAGATCCTTTTAGCAGAAGACGATTCCGATTTTGGAATGATCCTGAAGCAGTATCTGGAACTGGAGGATTTTGAAGTCGTTTGGTTTCAGAATCCTCAAGATATTACAGAGATTTTAAAATCTGATTTTTCTTTTCATATTGGAATTTTGGATATTATGATGCCCCATATTGACGGCTTTTCATTAGCTAAAATGATTTTAAAGGAGAAACCTGACTTTCCTATCCTGTTTTTAACGGCAAAAAATCAAAAAATTGACCGGTTAACAGGCTTAAAAATTGGAGCCGACGACTATATTTCCAAACCCTGCGATCCTGAAGAGCTTATTTTGAGAATTAAGAACATTCTTAAAAGAACTTTACCCGCAACCACAGAAACGCAGATAAAGATCGGAAACTATTTTTTAGATACGGAAAAACTTCTGCTCTCTCATCAGGACGGAAATATTCGTTTAACAATACGCGAACAGCAACTTTTGCTTTATTTGTTGAAACACAATCAAAAAACGATAAAGAGGGATGATATTTTGAACAATCTGTGGGAAACCAATGATTATTTTACGGGAAGAAGCCTTGATGTTTTTATCAGCAGATTAAGAAAATATTTTATCAACGATCCTGAAATCAAAATCCAATCCCTGAGAGGAATTGGATTTGAAATAGATTTTCCGACAAACTAA
- a CDS encoding response regulator transcription factor, translating to MKKTIVIVDDHVLIAKALEGIIDNFNDFEVIYVAENGKDLIQKFEEKNPVPDIILLDISMPIMDGFETVSWLQENHPEIKVMALSMQGDDKSVIKMVKNGAKGYLLKNTHPKDLEEALTRLDKDGYFYPEWASKIILSNLNSHHDSDTNIKISDREKEFLKYTVTELSYKEIAEKMCCSPRTVESYRDQLCEKLDLKTRVGLAIYAIKNGFAES from the coding sequence ATGAAAAAGACGATAGTAATTGTAGACGACCACGTGCTTATTGCAAAAGCTTTGGAAGGAATTATTGATAATTTTAATGACTTTGAAGTTATTTATGTGGCAGAAAACGGGAAAGATCTTATTCAAAAGTTCGAAGAAAAAAATCCTGTTCCCGACATCATCCTGTTAGATATCAGCATGCCTATAATGGATGGATTTGAAACGGTATCATGGCTTCAGGAAAATCATCCAGAAATCAAAGTAATGGCTCTAAGTATGCAGGGTGATGACAAGAGTGTAATAAAAATGGTGAAGAACGGAGCAAAAGGCTATCTGCTGAAAAACACTCACCCAAAAGATCTGGAAGAAGCATTGACCAGACTTGATAAGGATGGATATTTTTATCCGGAATGGGCATCAAAGATTATTCTTTCCAATCTCAACAGCCACCATGACTCTGATACAAACATCAAAATCTCTGATAGGGAAAAAGAATTTTTAAAATATACTGTAACCGAACTTAGCTACAAAGAAATTGCAGAAAAAATGTGCTGCAGCCCAAGAACAGTAGAAAGCTACCGCGACCAGCTCTGCGAAAAACTGGATCTGAAAACCAGAGTAGGACTGGCTATTTATGCTATTAAAAATGGTTTTGCAGAATCTTAA
- a CDS encoding zinc metalloprotease, producing the protein MKKLLLGVLVLGSLSSCNSDNITNQSEDLSNTSESSNIVRRGCPSEEIRQEALKNSSELRQRFATLEANTERFANDLKLGKVLADGSVEIPVVVNVVYNTTAENVSDARIAEQIAILNQDYSATNTDISKIPGEFQGVSSGDIKVKFRLVNTIRKKTTTKSWRTNDAMKKASSGGIDATSPTNYLNMWVVGKMTSQGQTILGYATFPESAGLWNDGVVIAAPFFGKTGASSPFNLGRTATHEVGHYLNLRHIWGDANCGNDLVDDTPTQTTANYGKPTYPLYNTCTGVQRSVMFMNYMDYVDDAAMFMFSAGQKTRIQSVVASSGARAGLRVY; encoded by the coding sequence ATGAAAAAATTATTATTAGGCGTCCTAGTGCTAGGATCTTTATCATCTTGTAATAGTGATAATATCACCAATCAATCTGAAGATTTATCCAACACTTCAGAATCTTCCAATATAGTCAGAAGAGGTTGTCCCTCGGAAGAAATACGACAGGAAGCTTTAAAAAACAGCTCTGAATTAAGACAAAGATTTGCAACATTGGAAGCCAATACCGAAAGATTTGCCAACGACCTAAAATTAGGAAAGGTACTTGCTGACGGCAGTGTAGAAATTCCGGTAGTGGTAAATGTTGTTTACAATACTACGGCAGAAAATGTTTCTGATGCAAGAATCGCAGAACAAATTGCTATACTGAATCAGGATTATAGTGCTACAAATACTGATATCAGTAAAATTCCTGGCGAATTTCAGGGAGTAAGTTCCGGAGATATAAAAGTTAAATTCAGATTGGTAAATACAATAAGAAAAAAAACCACTACAAAGAGCTGGAGAACTAATGATGCTATGAAAAAAGCTTCTTCCGGAGGAATTGATGCAACAAGCCCTACCAATTATCTTAATATGTGGGTTGTAGGCAAAATGACAAGTCAGGGCCAGACTATTTTAGGCTATGCTACATTCCCTGAATCTGCAGGCTTATGGAATGATGGTGTGGTAATTGCCGCTCCTTTCTTTGGTAAAACAGGAGCTTCTTCTCCTTTTAACTTAGGGCGAACTGCAACTCATGAAGTAGGCCATTATCTGAACTTAAGACATATTTGGGGAGATGCTAATTGTGGAAATGATTTGGTAGATGATACTCCTACACAAACAACAGCTAATTACGGAAAACCAACTTATCCTCTTTACAACACTTGTACAGGAGTACAGAGATCCGTTATGTTCATGAACTACATGGATTATGTAGATGATGCTGCCATGTTTATGTTCTCTGCGGGACAAAAAACAAGAATACAATCTGTAGTTGCTTCATCAGGTGCAAGAGCCGGATTAAGAGTATATTAA
- a CDS encoding endonuclease/exonuclease/phosphatase family protein, which produces MKFKFSGLLVLLFILNFSQDLKVMSFNIRLQVESDKDNAWTQRKQDAIDLLSYYHPDYFGVQEALPEQMKDIKNGLKNYDYVGVGRDDGKEKGEFSAIFYDTSRLQVLNSGTFWLSETPEKPSKGWDAAYNRVCTYAVFKDKKSKKEFMALNLHFDHIGNVARVKSADLILKKIKEINPKNLPVTLSGDFNLTDDTEPIKILSQNLTDSFFHSETKHYGPVGTFTGFNVNEVPKERIDYIFVKGFKIKSHRHINDKRENLLYPSDHFPVLVDLSF; this is translated from the coding sequence ATGAAATTTAAATTTTCAGGGCTATTGGTATTACTTTTTATCCTCAATTTTTCTCAGGATCTGAAAGTAATGAGTTTCAACATCAGACTTCAGGTAGAATCGGATAAAGATAATGCCTGGACACAGAGGAAACAGGATGCAATCGACTTATTAAGCTATTATCATCCGGATTATTTCGGAGTTCAGGAAGCGCTTCCGGAACAAATGAAAGATATTAAGAACGGATTAAAAAACTATGATTATGTAGGAGTGGGAAGAGATGACGGAAAAGAAAAAGGAGAGTTTTCTGCTATTTTTTATGATACCAGCAGACTTCAGGTTTTAAATTCAGGAACATTCTGGTTGTCTGAAACTCCTGAAAAGCCCTCAAAGGGTTGGGATGCCGCTTACAACAGGGTTTGTACGTATGCTGTTTTCAAAGATAAAAAGTCTAAAAAAGAATTTATGGCGCTCAATCTTCACTTCGATCATATCGGAAATGTGGCAAGAGTGAAATCTGCGGATTTAATTTTAAAGAAGATCAAAGAAATTAATCCTAAAAATTTACCGGTAACCTTAAGTGGTGATTTCAACTTAACTGATGATACGGAACCTATTAAAATACTTTCTCAGAATTTAACAGACTCTTTCTTTCATTCTGAAACCAAGCATTATGGGCCTGTTGGAACATTTACCGGATTTAATGTAAATGAAGTTCCAAAAGAAAGAATCGACTATATCTTTGTCAAAGGATTCAAAATAAAATCTCACAGACATATCAATGACAAAAGAGAAAACCTGCTGTATCCATCGGATCACTTTCCGGTGTTGGTAGATCTTTCTTTCTAA
- a CDS encoding sensor histidine kinase has product MISKSKYLILLFAFLFLLLLGIQVYFMYKTYLVKERDIYRTVHQGLTNYTDKLEEISNAKNVSLEDDLQKIFIKYRNKKISKEEFLGYFEQNKRNTEAQISNYIDNHFKKEGYKIAAKIQYTSILSLPDKTPLIDKPVVLYETKNKLKKTGISSSGKWETSSTSTTDGELNKRDSFIVESITEFEILNIKTIIFKELILLFSCCFLLLASVLALFIFTVRNLIKQQKQVEVLHTVVDNISHEFKTPIATLKIAAKALKKDWNPETLPLIDRQISRLESLMKQLHKDEYGEILFIKPEDWAFFIQDLAFTYPEITFASEINVTKELPFDKSLLETIIKNLCENSVKYGASLVKVNIADLHENLMIEISDNGEGIEKKELKNIFEKFYRIQSNNIHNTKGLGLGLYFVKKIIDQYKGKIEVISQPKEGTLFKINLPYEN; this is encoded by the coding sequence ATGATCTCCAAAAGTAAATATCTTATTTTGCTGTTTGCCTTCCTTTTTCTCCTGCTGTTGGGGATTCAGGTATACTTCATGTATAAAACTTACCTGGTAAAAGAACGGGATATTTACAGAACTGTTCATCAGGGCTTAACCAACTATACCGATAAACTGGAAGAAATAAGCAACGCAAAAAATGTTTCCCTAGAAGACGATCTGCAGAAAATCTTCATTAAATACCGCAACAAAAAAATCAGCAAAGAAGAATTTCTGGGATATTTTGAGCAAAATAAAAGAAATACAGAAGCTCAAATAAGCAATTATATAGACAACCATTTTAAAAAGGAAGGTTATAAAATTGCTGCCAAAATTCAATATACTTCTATCCTTTCTCTTCCTGACAAAACTCCTCTCATCGATAAGCCTGTTGTTTTATATGAAACAAAGAATAAATTAAAAAAAACCGGGATTTCAAGTTCGGGAAAATGGGAGACCTCTTCAACATCTACTACAGATGGCGAATTGAACAAAAGAGATTCTTTTATTGTTGAAAGCATTACAGAATTTGAAATTTTAAATATTAAAACTATCATATTTAAAGAGCTTATTTTGCTGTTTTCATGCTGTTTTTTACTGCTTGCAAGTGTTTTAGCTCTCTTTATTTTTACGGTCAGGAATTTAATCAAACAACAGAAACAGGTAGAAGTTCTTCATACTGTTGTAGATAATATTTCGCATGAATTTAAAACACCTATCGCTACGTTGAAAATTGCAGCAAAAGCTTTAAAAAAAGACTGGAATCCTGAAACCCTTCCTTTGATCGACCGGCAGATCAGCCGCCTCGAAAGTCTTATGAAGCAGCTCCACAAAGATGAATACGGAGAAATCCTTTTTATTAAACCTGAAGACTGGGCTTTTTTTATCCAGGATTTAGCCTTTACTTATCCTGAGATTACCTTTGCTTCTGAAATCAACGTTACCAAAGAGCTTCCATTTGATAAGAGCCTTCTGGAAACCATCATTAAAAATCTTTGTGAAAACAGTGTAAAATACGGAGCTTCTTTAGTAAAGGTCAATATTGCGGATCTTCATGAGAATCTTATGATAGAAATTTCTGATAATGGAGAAGGTATAGAAAAGAAAGAGCTGAAAAATATCTTCGAAAAGTTCTACAGAATCCAGTCCAACAACATCCATAATACGAAAGGATTGGGATTGGGGCTGTATTTTGTGAAAAAAATTATCGATCAGTACAAAGGAAAGATTGAAGTAATTTCTCAGCCCAAAGAAGGCACTCTCTTTAAAATAAATCTACCCTATGAAAATTAA
- a CDS encoding M1 family metallopeptidase, with translation MKQFLSGLLMIVTLQQVSAQELYMPRNIKKAYENGTRSMSGAPGKNYWQNKGVYNVEVKVDGTTKIVSGKETIVYSNNSPNDLNELAIRFVNNLHKPQSPRSGFVSKDFLSSGLDIKSFTVNGEKYNINSDDWGTVEKVKLNSVLKSKSKAEIKIEWEYPLSVQSGREGQIDPETFYVAYSFPRVSVYDDYNGWDMLPHSDRQEFYNDFNDYSFAITAPKNYVVWATGDFLNPESVLQPEYLKRYKTSLRSDKVINIATEQEMKSGKVTKQNKWNVWKFKASHITDFCFALSKHYTWDAASVQLKTKRVSVQAGYKSGAKDFEHYVDWMRYNLDWFSKNWPGVEYPYNAMTAIQGYADMEYPMMINDTSIPDDFQDARLTADHEIAHTYFPFYMGINETRYAYMDEGWATTLEYLIGIDENGEAAAQEFYKNFRVKRWINDPSSEQDQPIITMSTQVSGAGYGNNSYVKASLSYLALKDYLGDDLFKKALHHYMSNWNGKHPIPWDYFNSMNTGSGKNLNWFFNNWFYTNNYIDLKIAATAQQNNLLSISVDNVGGFAIPFDTKIKYEDGDVEALHFSPSVWEKDQTKTVLTIPIKKKVKSINLDGGLFMDYTPENNSKNL, from the coding sequence ATGAAACAGTTTCTTTCGGGGCTATTGATGATTGTTACCTTGCAGCAGGTTTCTGCTCAGGAGCTTTATATGCCGAGAAATATAAAGAAGGCGTATGAAAATGGTACAAGAAGTATGTCGGGAGCACCGGGAAAAAACTATTGGCAAAATAAAGGAGTTTACAATGTTGAGGTAAAAGTGGATGGCACAACGAAAATAGTTTCCGGAAAAGAAACTATTGTTTATAGCAATAACAGTCCGAATGACCTGAATGAATTGGCAATAAGATTTGTAAATAACTTACACAAACCCCAGTCGCCGAGATCGGGATTTGTTTCCAAAGACTTTTTATCATCGGGATTAGACATCAAATCATTTACTGTAAATGGTGAAAAATACAACATCAATAGTGATGATTGGGGAACGGTAGAAAAAGTAAAGCTGAATTCTGTTTTAAAGTCAAAGTCAAAAGCTGAGATCAAAATAGAGTGGGAATATCCTCTTTCTGTTCAGAGCGGAAGAGAAGGGCAAATAGATCCTGAAACATTTTATGTGGCTTATTCTTTTCCTAGAGTTTCTGTGTATGATGATTACAACGGATGGGATATGCTTCCGCATTCAGACAGGCAGGAATTTTATAACGATTTTAATGACTATTCGTTTGCGATTACCGCTCCCAAAAATTATGTGGTTTGGGCAACAGGAGATTTTCTTAATCCCGAATCCGTTCTTCAGCCGGAATACCTGAAAAGATATAAAACTTCTTTAAGAAGTGATAAGGTAATAAATATTGCGACCGAACAGGAAATGAAGTCTGGTAAAGTTACCAAACAGAATAAGTGGAATGTATGGAAATTTAAAGCCAGCCATATCACTGACTTTTGTTTTGCCCTGAGTAAACACTATACCTGGGATGCAGCAAGTGTACAGCTGAAAACAAAAAGAGTGAGCGTTCAGGCAGGGTATAAAAGCGGAGCCAAAGATTTTGAGCATTATGTAGACTGGATGAGATATAATCTGGATTGGTTCTCAAAAAACTGGCCGGGTGTGGAATATCCTTATAATGCAATGACTGCCATTCAGGGATATGCAGATATGGAATATCCTATGATGATCAATGATACAAGTATTCCGGATGATTTTCAGGATGCAAGATTGACGGCAGATCACGAAATTGCGCATACTTATTTCCCTTTTTATATGGGGATTAATGAAACGCGTTATGCTTATATGGATGAAGGTTGGGCAACCACTTTAGAATACCTTATCGGGATTGACGAAAACGGTGAAGCAGCAGCGCAGGAATTTTATAAAAACTTCCGTGTTAAAAGATGGATCAACGATCCTTCTTCAGAACAGGATCAGCCTATTATTACGATGAGTACACAGGTAAGCGGAGCAGGTTACGGAAATAATTCTTACGTCAAAGCTTCATTATCTTACCTGGCTTTGAAAGATTATTTGGGAGATGATTTATTTAAAAAAGCACTTCATCATTATATGAGCAACTGGAACGGAAAACATCCGATTCCATGGGATTATTTTAACTCTATGAATACCGGTTCCGGTAAGAATCTGAATTGGTTTTTTAATAACTGGTTCTACACCAATAATTATATTGATTTGAAAATAGCAGCTACGGCTCAGCAAAATAACCTGCTTTCTATCAGTGTAGATAACGTAGGTGGTTTTGCCATCCCTTTTGATACAAAAATTAAATATGAAGACGGTGATGTCGAAGCCCTTCATTTTTCGCCTTCCGTATGGGAAAAAGATCAGACAAAAACGGTTCTTACGATTCCTATCAAGAAAAAAGTAAAATCAATCAATTTAGATGGTGGACTTTTCATGGATTATACACCGGAAAATAACTCAAAGAATCTATAA